The following proteins come from a genomic window of Alnus glutinosa chromosome 10, dhAlnGlut1.1, whole genome shotgun sequence:
- the LOC133879166 gene encoding UPF0481 protein At3g47200-like gives MKVIEEGSGGEAEVVAWSWCIGGIGGVGRGSFGGHGLAGSKKKRLECEELVIDMTQIHEPAMRPECCIYRVPNKLRQVNKEAYTPKLVSIGPFHHDLEELKGMEKQKLKYFKAFYKRTGKNQKDLASIIEKKEEKIRHYYSETFEQLNRKKFVEIILLDAIFIIELFLRNFERKENDYILSNAWLESYIKQDLILLENQLPFKFLRKLYRFAFNGEEVTPFLELPRMFFSPTNPKLDSKLAKPLRYTATKLYAMGLEFEALVEPDFSKISLLDIDFAKDKCLERYPCFNLSWLFSCLPCLKSLRCSKSAQCILKVPQLVINDQTEALFRNIMALKQCHYPSNKYICNYVVLLDYLITTKEDVCLLVEKNVIINRRGSSKAVTTLINTLCHQIVEGESHYHDLHQQLNEHCDNLWNRLLATLTSVYFRDFWRGTATFVGFFVLAITFENFLKPFVMKI, from the exons ATGAAGGTTATTGAAGAGGGAAGCGGGGGAGAAGCTGAGGTTGTTGCGTGGAGTTGGTGCATTGGTGGCATTGGTGGAGTTGGTAGGGGAAGTTTCGGTGGCCATGGCTTAGCAGGatcgaaaaagaaaagacttga ATGCGAGGAGCTAGTCATTGACATGACACAAATCCATGAACCTGCAATGAGGCCTGAGTGTTGCATCTACAGGGTTCCCAACAAACTTCGGCAAGTAAATAAAGAAGCCTACACTCCTAAGTTAGTTTCAATCGGCCCATTTCATCACGATCTAGAAGAATTGAAGGGCATGGAAAAGCAAAAACTGAAATATTTTAAGGCATTCTATAAACGGACTGGGAAGAATCAGAAGGATCTTGCAAGcatcattgaaaaaaaagaagaaaaaatccgTCATTACTATTCAGAGACCTTTGAACAGCTCAACAGAAAAAAGTTTGTGGAAATAATTCTACTGGATGCTATCTTTATCATTGAGCTCTTCCTGAGGAAttttgaaaggaaagaaaatgattaTATATTAAGTAACGCATGGCTAGAATCGTACATAAAGCAGGACTTGATATTACTGGAGAATCAGCTTCCCTTCAAGTTTCTCCGAAAGTTATATAGGTTTGCCTTCAATGGAGAAGAAGTTACTCCATTTCTTGAGTTGCCC AGAATGTTCTTCTCTCCTACCAACCCAAAACTTGATTCCAAACTTGCCAAACCTCTTAGATATACAGCCACAAAGCTATACGCGATGGGATTGGAATTTGAAGCATTAGTTGAGCCAGATTTCTCAAAGATATCCTTACTTGACATAGATTTCGCTAAGGATAAGTGCTTGGAGCGCTATCCGTGCTTCAATCTCTCATGGCTCTTCTCTTGCTTACCATGCTTGAAATCCCTTCGTTGCTCTAAGAGTGCGCAATGCATCTTGAAAGTCCCACAACTTGTGATAAACGACCAAACAGAAGCTCTTTTCCGAAACATCATGGCCCTGAAGCAGTGTCATTATCCATCCAATAAATACATCTGCAATTATGTTGTATTATTGGATTATCTTATCACCACTAAAGAAGATGTATGTTTGCTAGTTGAAAAAAATGTGATTATCAACAGGCGTGGTAGCAGCAAAGCAGTGACTACACTAATCAACACACTTTGCCATCAGATTGTTGAAGGTGAATCCCATTACCACGATCTCCATCAACAGCTCAATGAGCACTGTGATAACTTATGGAATCGTCTCCTGGCAACATTGACAAGTGTGTATTTCCGAGATTTTTGGAGAGGCACTGCAACTTTTGTTGGATTTTTTGTCCTCGCTATCACTTTCGAGAACTTCCTTAAGCCTTTTGTCATGAAGATTTGA
- the LOC133880613 gene encoding UPF0481 protein At3g47200-like codes for MENMAGSAASESNGNEAKCKESIIDIPLIEEPARWPECCIYRVPNKIRKVKEEAYTPKLVSIGPFHHDLEELRSMKKHKHIYFREFCLRTRKSQKDLASIIEEKEEEIRHYYSETFEQLDRKKFVEIILLDAIFIIELFLRNFERKKHDYILSNAWLESHIKQDLILLENQLPFKFIKKLYKSALNGEEVTPFLELACQFFFLGKHRIPIDEKVKHFTDLHRTFYYPTNPKPTLENRKDHLRYTATKLHEAGLGFKGVDTDFSKSSLLDIDFAKDKRLERYPCFNLSWIFSCLPCLKSLRCSESAQCILKVPRIVINDQTEALFRNLMALEQCHYPSNTYICNYVVLLDYLITTKEDVRLLVEKKVIINRRGSSKAVTTLINTLCHQIVEGESRYHDLHQRLNDHCVNSWNRLLATLTSVYFRDFWRGTGTLVGLFLVAIAFWNFLRPFVM; via the coding sequence ATGGAAAACATGGCCGGCTCTGCAGCTAGTGAATCCAACGGAAACGAAGCAAAATGCAAGGAGTCAATCATTGACATTCCACTAATTGAAGAACCTGCACGGTGGCCTGAGTGCTGCATCTACAGGGTTCCCAACAAAATTCGTAAGGTAAAGGAAGAAGCCTACACTCCTAAGTTAGTTTCAATTGGCCCATTTCATCATGATCTAGAAGAATTGAGGAGCATGAAAaagcataaacatatatattttagggAATTCTGTTTGCGGACTAGGAAGAGCCAGAAGGATCTTGCAAGCAtcattgaagaaaaagaagaagaaattcgcCATTACTATTCAGAGACCTTTGAACAGCTCGACAGAAAAAAGTTTGTGGAAATAATTCTATTGGATGCTATCTTTATCATTGAGCTCTTCCTGAGGAATTTTGAACGGAAAAAACATGATTATATATTAAGTAACGCATGGCTGGAATCGCACATAAAGCAAGACTTGATATTACTGGAGAATCAACTGCCGTTTAAGTTTATCAAAAAGTTGTATAAGTCTGCCCTCAATGGAGAAGAAGTTACTCCCTTTCTTGAGCTTGCTTGCCAGTTCTTCTTCTTGGGTAAGCACCGAATACCCATTGACGAGAAAGTAAAACATTTTACTGATTTGCACAGAACGTTTTACTATCCTACGAACCCAAAACCTACTTTGGAAAACCGTAAAGATCATCTAAGATATACAGCCACAAAGCTTCACGAGGCAGGATTGGGATTCAAAGGAGTCGATACCGATTTTAGTAAGAGTTCCTTACTTGACATAGATTTCGCTAAGGATAAGCGCTTGGAGCGCTATCCATGCTTCAATCTCTCATGGATCTTCTCTTGCTTACCATGCTTGAAATCCCTTCGTTGCTCTGAGAGTGCGCAATGTATCTTGAAAGTCCCACGAATTGTGATAAACGACCAAACAGAAGCTCTTTTCCGAAACCTCATGGCCCTGGAGCAATGTCATTATCCATCCAACACATACATCTGCAATTATGTTGTGTTATTGGATTATCTTATCACCACTAAAGAAGATGTGCGTTTGCTAGTTGAAAAAAAGGTGATTATCAACAGGCGTGGAAGCAGCAAAGCAGTGACTACACTGATCAATACACTTTGCCATCAGATTGTTGAAGGTGAATCCCGTTACCACGATCTCCATCAACGGCTCAATGACCACTGTGTTAACTCATGGAACCGTCTCCTGGCAACCTTGACAAGTGTGTATTTCCGTGATTTTTGGAGAGGCACTGGAACTCTTGTTGGACTCTTTCTCGTCGCTATCGCTTTCTGGAACTTCCTGAGGCCTTTTGTCATGTGA
- the LOC133880454 gene encoding UPF0481 protein At3g47200-like, producing MECFAAGESNEKEAKCEELVIDIPQINEPARWSECCIYRVPNKLRQVNKEAYTPKLVSIGPFHHDLEELRGMKKHKLIYVEDFCSRTRKSQKDLASIIAEKEEEIRHYYSETFEQLDRKKFVEIILLDAIFIIELFLKNHECEKHEREKSDYILSNAWLESHIKQDLILLENQLPFKFLQKLHQSAFNGEEVTPFLELACQFFFPKKQIPMAMETEVKHFTDLQRTFYSPPNPKPYSKPLIPLRYTATKLYETGLEFEALVDTDSSKISLLDIDFAKDKCLERHPCFNLSWLFSCLPCLKSLRCSKSVQCILKVPQLVINDQTEALFRNLMALEQCHYPSNTYICNYVVLMDYLITTKEDVCLLVEKKVIVNRRGSSKAVTTLINTLCHQIVERESHYNDLHQRLNEHCDNSWNRLLATLTSVYFRDFWRGTATFAGFFVLAITFGNFLRPFVIKI from the coding sequence ATGGAGTGCTTCGCAGCCGGTGAATCCAACGAAAAAGAAGCCAAGTGCGAGGAGCTAGTCATTGACATACCCCAAATCAATGAACCTGCAAGGTGGTCTGAGTGTTGCATCTACAGGGTCCCCAACAAACTTCGGCAAGTAAACAAAGAAGCCTACACTCCTAAGTTAGTTTCAATCGGCCCATTTCATCATGATCTAGAAGAATTGAGGGGAATGAAAAAGCATAAACTGATATATGTTGAGGATTTCTGTTCTCGGACTAGGAAGAGCCAGAAGGATCTTGCAAGCATCATtgctgaaaaagaagaagaaatccgCCATTACTATTCAGAGACCTTTGAGCAGCTCGACAGAAAAAAATTTGTGGAAATAATTCTATTGGATGCTATCTTTATCATTGAGCTCTTCTTGAAGAATCATGAATGCGAAAAACATGAACGTGAAAAATCTGATTATATATTAAGTAACGCATGGCTAGAATCGCACATAAAGCAGGACTTGATATTACTGGAAAATCAACTTCCCTTTAAGTTTCTCCAAAAGTTACATCAGTCTGCCTTCAATGGAGAAGAAGTTACTCCCTTTCTTGAGCTTGCCTGTCAGTTCTTCTTCCCCAAGAAGCAAATACCCATGGCCATGGAGACGGAAGTAAAACATTTCACTGATTTGCAGAGAACGTTTTACTCTCCTCCAAACCCAAAACCTTATTCCAAACCTCTCATACCTCTAAGATATACAGCCACTAAGCTGTACGAGACAGGATTGGAATTTGAAGCGTTAGTTGATACAGATTCCTCAAAGATATCCTTACTTGACATAGATTTCGCTAAGGATAAGTGCTTGGAGCGCCATCCGTGCTTCAATCTCTCATGGCTCTTCTCTTGCTTACCATGCTTGAAATCCCTCCGTTGCTCTAAGAGTGTGCAATGTATCTTGAAAGTCCCACAACTTGTGATAAACGACCAAACGGAAGCTCTTTTCCGAAACCTCATGGCCCTGGAGCAGTGTCATTATCCATCCAACACATACATCTGCAATTATGTTGTGTTAATGGATTATCTTATCACCACTAAAGAAGATGTGTGTTTGCTAGTTGAAAAAAAGGTGATTGTCAACCGGCGTGGTAGCAGCAAAGCAGTGACTACACTAATCAACACACTTTGCCATCAGATTGTTGAACGTGAATCCCATTACAACGATCTCCATCAACGGCTCAATGAGCACTGTGATAACTCATGGAACCGTCTCCTAGCAACCTTGACAAGTGTGTATTTCCGTGATTTTTGGAGAGGCACAGCAACTTTTGCTGGATTTTTTGTCCTCGCTATCACTTTCGGGAACTTCCTTAGGCCTTTTGTCATAAAGATTTGA